In a single window of the Prochlorococcus marinus CUG1415 genome:
- a CDS encoding bifunctional folylpolyglutamate synthase/dihydrofolate synthase, with amino-acid sequence MKNTNLKILELLSPKYERDNIKLGLPRIKKALQEIGNPCKNIPAIQIIGTNGKGSIAAYLESILFEAKKNFGVTTSPHLFDVCERIRVNKKNINKADFEKIYRLIEKNLSTFELTPFEKIICCALNFFDNEKVELLILEAGLGGRLDATTAHKSRPIIAIGNIGLDHKEFLGDTIEKIAKEKLAVIEQNSIVISSNQNSQVKNLITKKIKEVGAEIIWKDSISNSYELGLKGIFQKQNASVAVGAIEALNNLGFNIKEKHISEGLKNTAWKGRLEIINYFKKEILVDCAHNYPAAKALSNERRNWENEDKGIYWILGVQRQKDIYAILKTLLKKNDHLLLVPVPNQPSWQLNELSQIKEIDFQKIIEFKRFELAIEYLFSLEQWPPNHPVLTGSIFLVAEFIKFANKQKC; translated from the coding sequence TTGAAAAATACAAATTTAAAAATTCTTGAATTATTATCACCTAAATATGAAAGGGATAATATCAAGTTAGGTTTACCAAGAATTAAAAAAGCACTTCAAGAAATTGGTAATCCTTGCAAGAATATCCCTGCGATACAAATTATTGGTACAAATGGGAAAGGATCAATAGCGGCATATTTAGAAAGTATACTTTTTGAAGCTAAAAAGAATTTTGGTGTAACGACATCTCCTCATCTTTTTGACGTATGCGAGAGGATTAGAGTTAATAAAAAAAATATTAACAAAGCTGATTTTGAAAAAATCTATAGATTAATAGAAAAAAATCTTTCAACATTTGAATTAACTCCTTTTGAAAAAATCATTTGCTGCGCACTAAATTTTTTTGACAATGAAAAAGTTGAATTGCTCATTCTTGAAGCTGGCTTAGGGGGACGATTAGACGCGACAACAGCCCATAAATCTAGACCAATAATTGCTATTGGGAATATTGGCTTAGACCATAAAGAATTTCTTGGAGATACGATTGAAAAAATTGCTAAAGAAAAATTAGCAGTTATTGAACAAAACTCGATAGTCATCTCATCCAACCAAAATAGTCAAGTTAAAAATTTAATAACCAAAAAAATTAAAGAGGTTGGAGCAGAAATTATCTGGAAAGATTCAATTTCAAACAGCTATGAGCTTGGATTAAAAGGAATTTTCCAAAAGCAAAATGCTTCAGTAGCTGTTGGAGCAATTGAAGCGCTGAATAATTTGGGATTTAACATTAAAGAAAAACACATATCTGAAGGTCTTAAAAATACTGCTTGGAAAGGAAGGCTAGAAATAATAAATTATTTCAAAAAAGAAATTCTGGTAGATTGTGCGCATAATTATCCTGCTGCAAAAGCACTCTCTAATGAGCGAAGAAATTGGGAGAATGAAGATAAAGGAATTTATTGGATTTTAGGTGTCCAAAGACAAAAAGATATTTACGCAATATTAAAAACACTGCTAAAGAAAAATGATCACTTATTACTTGTTCCAGTTCCAAACCAACCTAGTTGGCAATTAAACGAGCTCTCTCAGATTAAAGAAATTGACTTTCAAAAAATAATTGAATTTAAAAGATTTGAACTTGCCATTGAGTATTTATTTTCCCTAGAACAGTGGCCACCTAATCATCCTGTTCTAACAGGTTCTATTTTTTTAGTTGCTGAATTTATTAAATTTGCAAATAAACAGAAATGTTAA
- a CDS encoding FAD-binding oxidoreductase yields MTSNSFKFIDKFREVKNLEIIESQSDIKRLSKDFYNYSPILTEKLDECIADLVVRPCDHKAVKEVAEICWKYSIPLTLRGSGTGNYGQAVPLFKGVVMQMSHFNKLEEFDPDTGFVKVQSGCVMGDLNRQLEKYGRELRLFPSTWKTATIGGFIAGGSGGIGSIRWGFLRDPGNLIGLEAVTMNEKPALLKFDAEESEPLNHAYGTNGIITSLLLATDIKRKWYSIVIDCIEFEKTIEILKTLTSAAIDLKLGAILEEEIVDQMPKWFKSNSRSHKILIQSTLGGTKTIELICKKFKVESTLLGEEEKLVNGISEVVWNHTTLHMRSRDKNWTYLQMLLPLNNELELINFLRKKWGKKVLWHLEAVSQQGSPRLAALPVLKWNGIDELNEITEDCKKLGAFIFNPHVLTVEGGGLGVVDADQVKAKLKFDPKGLLNPGKLEGWEVKEQFNI; encoded by the coding sequence ATGACATCAAATAGTTTTAAATTTATAGACAAATTTAGAGAAGTCAAAAACTTAGAGATTATTGAAAGCCAATCTGACATAAAAAGACTTTCAAAAGATTTTTATAACTACTCTCCTATCCTTACTGAAAAATTAGACGAATGTATTGCTGATTTGGTGGTAAGACCTTGTGATCACAAAGCGGTAAAGGAAGTAGCAGAAATTTGTTGGAAATATTCTATCCCACTTACTTTAAGGGGTTCAGGTACAGGTAATTATGGACAAGCCGTCCCATTGTTTAAAGGAGTGGTAATGCAGATGAGTCACTTTAATAAGTTAGAAGAATTTGATCCAGATACAGGTTTTGTAAAAGTACAGTCTGGCTGTGTTATGGGAGATTTGAATAGACAATTAGAGAAATATGGGAGGGAATTGAGGTTATTTCCTAGTACTTGGAAAACTGCAACAATTGGGGGTTTTATTGCAGGTGGATCAGGAGGTATTGGCTCCATTAGGTGGGGATTCTTAAGAGATCCAGGAAATCTTATTGGTTTAGAGGCAGTGACGATGAATGAAAAACCTGCATTATTAAAATTTGATGCTGAAGAATCCGAACCTCTAAATCATGCTTATGGGACTAATGGAATAATTACTTCTTTATTACTTGCTACTGATATCAAACGTAAGTGGTATTCAATAGTTATTGACTGTATTGAATTTGAAAAAACAATAGAAATATTAAAAACTCTTACGAGCGCAGCAATTGATCTGAAACTAGGAGCAATTCTTGAAGAAGAAATTGTAGATCAAATGCCAAAATGGTTTAAAAGTAATTCTAGAAGTCACAAGATATTAATTCAATCTACTCTTGGAGGAACAAAAACCATCGAGCTAATTTGTAAAAAATTCAAAGTTGAATCTACCCTTCTTGGGGAAGAAGAAAAACTCGTCAATGGAATTTCTGAAGTCGTATGGAATCATACAACTCTTCATATGAGGTCTAGGGATAAAAATTGGACGTATTTACAGATGCTTTTGCCACTTAATAATGAATTAGAATTGATTAATTTTTTGAGAAAAAAATGGGGTAAAAAAGTTCTTTGGCATTTAGAGGCAGTTTCTCAACAAGGATCACCGCGATTAGCAGCTTTGCCTGTATTAAAGTGGAATGGGATAGATGAATTAAATGAAATAACGGAAGATTGTAAGAAACTTGGTGCGTTTATTTTTAATCCCCATGTTTTAACTGTCGAAGGCGGAGGCCTAGGAGTGGTGGACGCAGATCAAGTAAAAGCGAAATTAAAATTTGATCCTAAAGGGCTATTAAATCCAGGAAAATTGGAAGGTTGGGAAGTAAAGGAACAATTTAATATTTAA
- a CDS encoding amidohydrolase family protein, whose translation MSNSGTAEVLIPRSLCLIEDFDNLNIDVEEFCSVSIIWENGFVSELKPLKNKDNKPKNILFPRFVETHSHFDKSFTWADFPNLESNYGGALSINLEEHKARTTDKVLERVEKSLKLAIKNGYRAIRSHIDTYKSQSINIWIELFKLQKKFSSELTLQFVALAPLEFWDTSNGEELAKIFSSYGGILGGVIVPPFNKKDTSRFLAKMLLLASKYKLEIDLHIDESIIEPGAGIKVLLETIENLKINSIPITCSHLSSLISLSHREILNLGEKMAKKNIKVIALPLTNFWLLNRSNKTTSLKRPVAPIKQLQKAHVDVSLGSDNVQDPWYPFGNFDPFYMLSCSIPMLQLNPWERMTLSSVFLAPSRLLNLKWDGLIKKGCPADFVILDAQRWADVFSSTLKRKVFIKGELYC comes from the coding sequence TTGAGTAATTCCGGCACCGCTGAGGTTCTTATTCCCAGAAGCCTTTGTTTAATAGAAGATTTTGATAACCTCAATATTGATGTGGAGGAATTTTGTTCAGTTTCTATCATTTGGGAGAATGGTTTTGTTTCAGAATTAAAGCCTTTAAAAAATAAAGATAACAAACCAAAAAATATTCTATTCCCAAGATTTGTTGAGACGCATTCACATTTTGATAAATCTTTTACATGGGCAGATTTTCCTAATCTGGAATCAAACTATGGAGGAGCATTATCAATAAACCTCGAAGAACATAAAGCTAGAACTACAGATAAGGTTCTTGAGAGAGTTGAGAAATCATTAAAACTTGCTATAAAAAATGGATACAGAGCGATTAGAAGTCATATTGATACATACAAAAGTCAATCAATTAATATTTGGATTGAACTTTTCAAATTACAAAAAAAATTTTCATCTGAGTTGACTTTACAATTCGTTGCTCTAGCCCCATTGGAATTTTGGGATACTTCTAATGGAGAAGAGTTGGCAAAAATATTTTCCTCTTATGGAGGAATTTTAGGAGGTGTTATTGTTCCCCCTTTCAATAAAAAAGATACAAGCAGATTTCTCGCAAAGATGCTTCTTCTCGCGAGTAAATATAAATTAGAAATAGATTTGCATATAGATGAATCGATCATTGAGCCTGGAGCAGGAATAAAAGTTTTATTGGAGACAATCGAAAATTTAAAGATTAATAGTATTCCAATTACTTGTAGTCATTTGAGTAGTCTTATTTCTCTAAGTCATAGAGAGATTTTAAATTTAGGAGAAAAAATGGCTAAAAAAAATATTAAAGTTATTGCTTTACCTCTAACAAATTTTTGGCTGCTTAATCGAAGTAATAAAACTACCTCATTAAAAAGACCAGTTGCGCCAATAAAGCAATTACAAAAAGCACACGTGGATGTATCTCTAGGTAGTGATAACGTTCAAGATCCCTGGTACCCATTTGGTAATTTTGATCCTTTTTATATGTTGTCTTGCTCGATACCTATGCTTCAACTAAATCCGTGGGAGAGAATGACTCTATCTTCTGTTTTTTTAGCTCCAAGCAGATTATTAAACTTAAAATGGGATGGTTTAATTAAAAAGGGTTGCCCTGCCGACTTTGTAATTTTAGATGCACAAAGATGGGCAGATGTTTTTTCGAGTACCTTAAAGAGAAAAGTGTTTATAAAAGGCGAGTTATATTGCTAA
- the miaB gene encoding tRNA (N6-isopentenyl adenosine(37)-C2)-methylthiotransferase MiaB, with the protein MNKADSERMAGTLEKMGYTRADNELNADLVLYNTCTIRDNAEQKVYSFLGRQAKRKHKTPSLKLVVTGCLAQQEGESLLRRVPELDLVMGPQHVNNLENLLGKVDLGNQVAATEEIFISEDITSARRESSICGWVNIIYGCNERCSYCVVPSVRGKEQSRYPNAIKNEIQKLADDNFKEITLLGQNIDAYGRDLPGTTKEGRKENTLTDLLYYIHDVNGINRIRFATSHPRYFSKRLIQACYELDKVCEHFHIPFQSGNDEILKQMSRGYTIKKYKNIIENIRSLMPDASITADAIVAFPGETEQQYQDTLKLISDIGFDQVNTAAYSPRPNTPAAVWTNQLPEELKKARLNEINALVEKTARSRNQRYMNNIESVLIEGLNPKNSSQIMGRTRTNRLTFVEIPKNIKFNFALGDEIDVRINEARPFSLTGELCL; encoded by the coding sequence ATGAACAAGGCTGATTCTGAGAGAATGGCTGGGACATTAGAGAAAATGGGATATACCAGAGCAGATAATGAATTAAATGCCGATTTGGTGTTATACAATACATGCACTATCAGAGATAATGCGGAGCAAAAAGTTTATAGCTTTCTAGGAAGACAAGCAAAAAGAAAGCACAAAACACCTAGCCTAAAACTTGTTGTTACAGGTTGCCTTGCTCAGCAGGAGGGGGAGTCCTTACTAAGAAGAGTCCCAGAACTCGATCTAGTAATGGGGCCTCAACACGTAAACAACCTTGAGAATCTTCTGGGGAAAGTTGATTTAGGAAATCAAGTGGCTGCCACAGAAGAAATCTTCATTTCTGAAGACATAACAAGTGCCAGAAGAGAAAGCTCTATTTGTGGCTGGGTTAATATCATTTATGGATGTAATGAAAGATGTTCATATTGTGTAGTTCCCTCTGTCAGAGGGAAAGAGCAATCAAGATATCCAAATGCGATAAAAAATGAGATACAAAAATTAGCTGATGATAATTTTAAAGAAATTACTCTTTTGGGTCAGAATATTGATGCTTATGGTAGAGATCTGCCAGGAACTACAAAAGAGGGTAGAAAAGAAAATACTTTAACAGATCTTTTATATTATATTCATGATGTTAATGGGATTAATCGAATAAGATTTGCTACTAGTCATCCAAGATATTTTTCAAAAAGATTGATTCAAGCTTGTTATGAACTTGATAAAGTCTGTGAACATTTCCATATTCCCTTCCAAAGTGGAAATGATGAAATCTTAAAACAAATGTCAAGAGGATATACTATCAAAAAGTATAAAAATATTATCGAGAATATAAGATCATTGATGCCAGATGCATCAATCACAGCTGACGCAATAGTTGCTTTCCCAGGAGAAACCGAACAACAATATCAAGATACATTAAAGCTAATATCAGATATTGGCTTTGATCAAGTAAATACAGCAGCATACTCTCCAAGGCCAAATACGCCTGCAGCAGTTTGGACTAATCAACTTCCTGAAGAATTAAAAAAAGCTAGATTGAATGAAATTAATGCTTTGGTCGAGAAAACTGCTAGGAGTAGAAATCAAAGATACATGAATAATATTGAAAGTGTTTTAATTGAGGGTTTAAATCCAAAAAATTCTTCACAAATCATGGGTAGAACTAGGACTAATAGATTAACTTTCGTAGAGATTCCCAAAAACATTAAATTTAATTTTGCATTGGGAGATGAGATAGATGTCAGAATAAATGAAGCAAGACCTTTTTCTTTAACAGGCGAACTTTGCTTATAA
- a CDS encoding D-alanine--D-alanine ligase family protein, with product MIRKHKKCVGLIFGGDSNEHEVSISSAKTVFQAFNSKINKQRFTVRAFYINKYGVWFDSDLSEKILIDEIENNTTIKQEIFNQEKINFLEGINFQNVDVWFPLLHGFNGEDGSIHGLLKFTKKPLVGCGIIGSALGMDKIMMKTIFSDLKLPQVNYLVFQNKDLSDKEVKNKLIDEILKKFNFPVFVKPSNSGSSLGISKVTNECEIFEALEKARIIDQRILIEEGLEVREIECGIIGNAKLLTSEIGEVNYESDWYDYDSKYNLNNQITIPAEIDSKITKEIKKIAVRSCRALNIFGFARIDFFLEKSSNKILLNEINTIPGFTKKSMFPMLWKASGLNIEELVAKLVDISLDL from the coding sequence ATGATCAGGAAACATAAAAAATGTGTAGGATTAATATTTGGTGGGGATTCTAATGAACATGAAGTATCGATATCCTCTGCAAAAACAGTTTTTCAAGCCTTTAATTCAAAAATAAACAAACAACGCTTTACTGTTAGAGCCTTTTATATAAATAAATATGGAGTTTGGTTTGATAGTGATCTCTCAGAGAAGATCCTAATTGATGAAATTGAAAACAATACAACAATAAAACAAGAAATTTTTAATCAAGAAAAAATTAACTTCCTAGAAGGAATTAATTTTCAAAATGTTGATGTTTGGTTCCCCCTTCTGCATGGATTTAATGGTGAAGACGGATCAATTCATGGCTTACTGAAATTTACTAAGAAACCTTTAGTCGGATGTGGAATTATAGGCTCTGCTCTAGGAATGGATAAAATAATGATGAAAACAATTTTCTCAGATCTTAAACTTCCACAAGTTAATTATCTAGTTTTTCAAAATAAAGATCTCAGTGATAAAGAAGTAAAAAATAAGTTGATTGATGAGATTTTAAAAAAATTTAATTTTCCTGTTTTTGTTAAACCATCTAACTCTGGATCATCTCTTGGTATTTCTAAAGTCACAAATGAATGTGAAATATTTGAAGCATTAGAAAAGGCTAGGATAATAGATCAAAGAATTTTAATAGAGGAAGGTTTAGAGGTAAGAGAGATTGAATGCGGAATAATTGGAAATGCAAAACTCTTAACCTCTGAGATAGGCGAAGTAAATTACGAAAGTGATTGGTATGATTACGATTCAAAATACAACTTAAATAATCAGATAACTATCCCAGCTGAAATAGATTCTAAAATCACCAAAGAAATTAAAAAAATTGCAGTTCGAAGTTGTAGAGCACTTAATATTTTTGGTTTTGCAAGAATAGATTTCTTTTTAGAAAAATCGTCTAATAAAATCTTGTTAAATGAAATAAATACAATTCCTGGTTTCACAAAAAAAAGTATGTTTCCAATGCTTTGGAAAGCTTCAGGTTTAAATATTGAAGAACTTGTGGCTAAACTAGTAGATATATCTCTAGATTTATAA
- a CDS encoding cell division protein FtsQ/DivIB, with translation MKNQKEIHPRSFLFLILFLFSTSLISLKTLKKVNIQDIRISGSELFSKSDLVKNSSLKFPIRLIFIKTNFLEKELKQNLSLKNVSVRREILPFGLKVHMKTRIPIAYGERIFNDEKISGFIDKDGIFINKQNAEDIYLSKLTIQVFGWKEKFKKILSEILIAQENYEFDIVKITFSTNGFLTVEEKDLKTIFLGFNPNLITYQLQIINNLKNEFKKNNFSTKIDNIDLTNPNKPKIKVFKP, from the coding sequence GTGAAAAACCAAAAAGAAATTCACCCTAGAAGCTTTTTATTTCTAATTTTATTTCTATTTTCGACAAGCTTAATAAGTTTAAAAACCCTAAAAAAGGTTAATATTCAGGACATTAGAATTTCTGGGAGTGAATTATTCTCGAAGAGTGACCTGGTAAAAAATTCATCTTTAAAATTTCCAATCCGATTAATTTTTATTAAAACTAATTTTTTAGAAAAAGAGTTAAAACAAAATTTATCGCTAAAGAATGTTTCAGTGCGTAGAGAAATATTGCCTTTTGGTTTGAAAGTTCATATGAAAACAAGAATTCCAATAGCATACGGAGAAAGAATATTTAATGACGAAAAAATCTCAGGTTTTATTGATAAAGATGGAATTTTTATCAACAAACAAAATGCAGAAGATATATATTTGAGCAAATTAACTATACAAGTTTTTGGTTGGAAAGAAAAATTCAAAAAAATATTATCTGAAATTTTAATTGCCCAAGAGAATTATGAATTTGATATAGTTAAAATAACTTTTTCAACCAATGGGTTTCTAACAGTTGAGGAAAAGGATTTAAAAACAATATTCTTAGGATTCAACCCAAATTTAATCACCTATCAATTACAAATAATAAATAACCTAAAAAATGAATTTAAGAAAAATAATTTTTCTACGAAAATAGATAATATTGATCTTACTAATCCAAATAAACCAAAAATAAAAGTGTTCAAACCCTAA
- the ftsZ gene encoding cell division protein FtsZ: MSFGNNPNFDQSREILPSQNAKIEVIGVGGGGSNAVNRMIDSDLEGVSFRVLNTDAQALLQSSAERRVQLGQNLTRGLGAGGNPSIGQKAAEESRDELQQSLEGSDLVFIAAGMGGGTGTGAAPVVAEVAKQSGALTIGIVTKPFSFEGKRRMRQAEEGIARLAENVDTLIVIPNDRLKEVSSGASIQEAFRNADDVLRMGVQGISEVITRPGEVNLDFADVRSVMTEAGTALLGVGIGSGRSRAIEAAQAAINSPLLEAGRIDGAKGCLVNITGGRDLTLDDVNSVGEVISDVVDQDANIIVGQAVNEDMEGEIQVTVIATGFDTNQPLKQQRIRNRLSNQSFYNDSNNKDLGANIPEFLKLMQNKKDID, translated from the coding sequence ATGAGCTTCGGTAACAATCCAAACTTTGATCAATCGAGAGAAATTCTTCCAAGCCAAAACGCCAAAATAGAAGTTATTGGTGTGGGCGGAGGTGGAAGTAACGCTGTAAACAGGATGATTGATAGTGATCTTGAAGGCGTGTCATTCAGAGTTCTTAATACTGATGCGCAAGCCTTACTGCAGTCCTCTGCTGAGCGAAGGGTCCAGTTAGGTCAGAATTTAACAAGAGGGCTTGGAGCGGGAGGAAATCCAAGTATAGGTCAAAAGGCTGCAGAAGAATCTAGAGATGAGCTTCAACAATCACTAGAGGGATCCGACTTGGTTTTCATAGCAGCAGGAATGGGTGGAGGTACTGGCACAGGAGCAGCTCCAGTTGTTGCTGAAGTAGCAAAGCAAAGCGGTGCATTAACAATTGGAATAGTAACTAAACCTTTTTCTTTCGAAGGGAAAAGGAGAATGCGTCAAGCAGAAGAAGGAATTGCAAGGTTAGCAGAAAATGTTGATACTCTTATTGTCATACCAAATGATCGGTTAAAAGAAGTTTCATCTGGTGCCTCTATTCAAGAGGCGTTTAGGAATGCAGATGATGTTTTAAGAATGGGGGTTCAAGGGATAAGTGAAGTAATTACACGCCCAGGCGAGGTAAATCTTGACTTTGCGGATGTGAGATCAGTCATGACTGAAGCCGGTACAGCTCTTCTTGGTGTGGGTATTGGATCTGGTCGATCTAGAGCGATAGAAGCTGCTCAAGCGGCCATCAATAGTCCATTACTAGAAGCAGGAAGAATTGATGGGGCAAAAGGTTGCCTTGTAAATATTACTGGAGGGAGAGATTTGACTCTTGACGATGTCAACTCAGTTGGAGAAGTTATTAGTGATGTCGTAGATCAGGATGCGAATATAATAGTTGGTCAAGCAGTAAACGAAGATATGGAAGGAGAGATACAAGTTACCGTCATTGCAACTGGTTTTGATACAAACCAACCATTGAAGCAACAAAGAATTAGAAACAGATTATCTAATCAATCTTTTTATAATGATTCCAATAATAAAGACTTAGGAGCAAATATTCCAGAATTTTTGAAGTTAATGCAGAATAAGAAAGATATAGACTAA
- the panB gene encoding 3-methyl-2-oxobutanoate hydroxymethyltransferase: MLPSDLVKYKEKSQKIIALTAWDSISGSIAEQANPDLVLVGDSLAMVCLGYKSTLPLTLENIIYHTNAVSRGFKKKIEDQPLVVSDMPFLTYQCGEDKAVEYAGKIIQSTYAKAVKVEGAEPEIQTVISRLIRMGIPVMGHIGLTPQSYLNLGLKKQGESLESQEKIKKEASILEKLGCFSIVLEHIPELLAKEIQNNLNIPIIGIGAGNYCDGQVRVTADLLGLNDDQPPFCQPIIQGKKLFEDKLKEWVDSERLN; this comes from the coding sequence ATGTTACCTTCAGACCTCGTTAAGTATAAAGAAAAATCTCAAAAAATTATTGCACTAACTGCATGGGACTCAATATCAGGATCCATTGCAGAACAAGCTAATCCTGATCTCGTGCTAGTAGGAGATTCCTTAGCAATGGTCTGTTTAGGATACAAATCTACATTGCCATTAACTTTAGAAAACATAATTTATCACACTAATGCTGTTTCGAGAGGGTTTAAAAAGAAAATCGAAGATCAACCTTTGGTCGTTTCCGACATGCCTTTTCTGACTTACCAATGTGGAGAGGATAAAGCTGTGGAGTATGCAGGGAAAATTATTCAAAGCACTTATGCAAAAGCTGTAAAGGTAGAAGGGGCTGAACCAGAAATACAAACAGTTATTTCTAGATTAATAAGAATGGGAATCCCTGTTATGGGTCATATAGGCCTTACGCCACAAAGCTATTTAAATCTAGGTTTAAAGAAACAAGGAGAAAGCTTAGAAAGCCAAGAAAAAATCAAGAAAGAAGCTTCAATTCTTGAAAAATTAGGATGTTTTTCAATAGTTCTTGAACATATTCCTGAATTGCTAGCTAAAGAAATACAAAATAACTTAAACATTCCCATAATAGGCATCGGTGCAGGTAATTATTGTGATGGACAAGTAAGAGTTACTGCAGATTTGTTAGGCCTTAATGATGATCAACCACCATTTTGCCAACCGATTATTCAAGGAAAGAAATTATTTGAGGATAAATTAAAAGAATGGGTAGACTCTGAAAGACTTAACTAA
- a CDS encoding PepSY domain-containing protein, whose translation MIENNNHPKNKSNDYLIDGCLLIILYALSPFILCFVVLSLVAIPNFPKVQSMARASSVKNGLLTVTRECVDRKTKNKADLTWNSIETFLDENEFIGYEIQAIDQYSCFKAKALPLDGRDTWFEVDLNPKTGEVIKTCGDSTKEGCEDGNTW comes from the coding sequence ATGATTGAAAATAATAATCATCCAAAAAATAAATCAAACGATTATTTAATCGATGGATGTTTATTAATTATCTTGTATGCCTTGAGTCCATTTATCTTGTGCTTTGTTGTACTTTCCCTTGTTGCAATTCCTAACTTTCCGAAAGTTCAGTCAATGGCAAGAGCTTCTTCAGTAAAAAATGGTTTACTCACTGTTACTAGAGAATGTGTGGATAGAAAGACTAAAAACAAAGCAGACTTAACTTGGAATAGTATTGAGACCTTTTTAGATGAAAATGAATTTATAGGATACGAAATTCAAGCAATAGATCAATATAGTTGTTTCAAAGCTAAAGCTCTACCTTTAGATGGTAGAGATACTTGGTTTGAAGTAGATTTAAATCCAAAGACTGGCGAAGTTATTAAAACTTGTGGCGATTCAACTAAAGAAGGATGTGAAGATGGAAATACCTGGTAA